The following are encoded together in the Bradyrhizobium sp. CCGUVB1N3 genome:
- a CDS encoding MarR family winged helix-turn-helix transcriptional regulator yields the protein MRKPRQITNTQPERTVALPAPGEGKRGEEGYLGYLLRQAQAAVRLSMERSLADLGVTPPQFAVLTMLKAYPGLSGAEVARLTFLTPQTVGVIIGNLERDGAIRKSPHPVHGRILQWTLTARGKTLLKTCRERVLALEQRLAAGLDAKADATIRRWLARIAAELQED from the coding sequence ATGCGCAAGCCGCGCCAGATCACAAATACGCAACCGGAACGGACGGTCGCGCTGCCCGCCCCCGGCGAAGGCAAACGCGGCGAAGAGGGTTATCTCGGCTATCTCCTGCGCCAGGCCCAGGCCGCGGTGAGGCTCAGCATGGAACGGAGCCTCGCCGATCTCGGCGTCACGCCGCCGCAATTTGCCGTACTGACCATGCTGAAGGCCTATCCCGGCCTCTCCGGCGCCGAGGTCGCCCGACTAACCTTCCTGACGCCGCAGACCGTCGGCGTGATCATCGGCAATCTCGAACGCGACGGCGCGATCCGCAAGTCGCCACACCCCGTGCACGGCCGCATCCTGCAATGGACGCTGACGGCACGCGGCAAGACGCTTCTGAAGACGTGCCGGGAGCGTGTCCTCGCCCTGGAGCAGCGCCTGGCCGCGGGGCTCGACGCAAAGGCGGACGCCACCATCCGCCGCTGGTTGGCGCGGATCGCGGCGGAGTTGCAGGAGGACTAG
- a CDS encoding HdeD family acid-resistance protein, whose amino-acid sequence MTSPEQFARLQSAMSRAVKAHWKAFLFEGILLVVLGIAALILPPLASLAITIFLGWMFLISGIGGLVVTFWARNMPGFWWSLISAALAVLAGMVLLARPMQAVLTLTIVLGAYFLAEGVATIMYALEHRRELTGRWSWLVISGLVDIVISFLVITGLPSSAEWAIGILVGINLLFGGATLIGISLAARNSNT is encoded by the coding sequence ATGACGTCGCCCGAGCAATTTGCGCGCTTGCAGTCCGCCATGAGCCGAGCGGTCAAAGCGCATTGGAAGGCCTTCCTGTTCGAAGGCATCCTGCTCGTCGTTCTCGGCATCGCCGCGCTGATCCTGCCGCCGCTCGCAAGCCTCGCGATCACGATCTTCCTCGGCTGGATGTTCCTGATTAGCGGGATCGGCGGGCTGGTCGTCACCTTCTGGGCGCGCAACATGCCGGGCTTCTGGTGGTCGCTGATCTCGGCGGCGCTGGCCGTGCTCGCCGGCATGGTGCTGCTGGCGCGGCCGATGCAGGCGGTGCTGACGCTGACGATCGTGCTCGGGGCGTATTTCCTCGCCGAGGGCGTCGCCACCATCATGTATGCGCTGGAGCATCGGCGCGAGCTGACCGGCCGCTGGTCGTGGCTCGTGATCTCCGGCCTCGTCGACATCGTTATCTCGTTCCTGGTCATCACGGGCCTGCCGAGCTCGGCGGAATGGGCGATCGGTATCCTCGTCGGGATCAACCTCCTGTTCGGCGGCGCCACGCTGATCGGCATCTCGCTTGCGGCGCGCAACAGCAACACTTGA
- a CDS encoding PrsW family intramembrane metalloprotease, giving the protein MTLLEALPTVIGTAAVAPALLMLWLVIAAEERPGPPAQVWTAFLLGAASISLLGLARAPFARMVAAPDDPWAALAMHSIFGVALPEEAVKVIAIVLVSSTKRRTFANPMDTVVYGAAVGLGFAAYENLAYLVQHADMWRALAALRSVLTVPFHGALGIIAGAYLAIARSGTALGAHRHHRDWARFSSRVLMLMGPLALHASFDFPLLTLQRMPDLDPTLRMWFGAASLLIGFSSIAFAIRLVRRVARHHAPRTEIARERLSQLRRMWALLVIGGGVGFVGLGFVLTSIHHWLVNPDHNVTLVLIPIGLTSILLGIALLVVTTAIYVLGRNRIRTRAEGFSSAP; this is encoded by the coding sequence ATGACCCTGCTTGAAGCATTGCCGACCGTGATCGGGACGGCCGCCGTCGCGCCGGCCTTGTTGATGCTCTGGCTCGTCATCGCGGCCGAGGAGCGCCCCGGTCCGCCGGCCCAGGTCTGGACCGCCTTCCTGCTCGGTGCGGCCAGCATTTCGCTGCTGGGGCTGGCCCGTGCGCCCTTCGCCAGAATGGTTGCAGCCCCCGACGATCCCTGGGCGGCGCTCGCCATGCATTCGATCTTCGGCGTGGCGCTGCCGGAGGAAGCCGTGAAGGTCATCGCCATCGTGCTGGTCTCCTCGACCAAGCGGCGAACCTTTGCCAATCCGATGGACACGGTGGTCTACGGCGCCGCGGTCGGGCTCGGCTTTGCGGCCTACGAAAACCTCGCCTATCTCGTGCAGCATGCCGACATGTGGCGCGCGCTGGCGGCCCTGCGCAGCGTGCTCACGGTGCCCTTCCATGGCGCGCTCGGCATCATTGCGGGGGCCTATCTCGCCATTGCCCGCTCAGGCACGGCGCTTGGCGCGCACCGCCATCATCGCGACTGGGCGCGTTTCTCAAGCCGCGTCCTGATGCTGATGGGGCCACTTGCGCTGCATGCGAGCTTCGATTTTCCGCTGCTGACCCTGCAGCGGATGCCCGACCTCGATCCGACTTTGCGGATGTGGTTCGGCGCGGCGAGCCTTCTGATCGGCTTCAGCTCGATTGCTTTCGCCATCCGCCTGGTGCGCCGCGTCGCGCGCCATCACGCGCCGCGCACCGAGATCGCGCGCGAGCGCCTCAGCCAGCTTCGCCGCATGTGGGCGCTGCTGGTGATCGGCGGCGGCGTCGGTTTTGTCGGCCTCGGCTTCGTGCTGACCTCGATCCATCACTGGCTGGTCAATCCCGATCACAACGTGACGCTGGTGCTGATCCCCATCGGCCTGACCTCGATCCTGCTCGGCATCGCCCTACTTGTTGTCACAACGGCGATCTACGTTCTCGGCCGCAACCGCATCCGCACCCGCGCGGAAGGCTTTTCATCCGCGCCCTGA
- a CDS encoding cupin domain-containing protein yields the protein MSSTISAISAAPWRLQSRPLSLAIVAGLACALALGKALPVTIDTVSGALAPLCANAAEGSPLDKVEPIGSYALPNVPGKRVTIVRVTYGPGGFSRPHRHAGSVTAYITKGEIRSQLGGGPVETFTVGQSFFEPPGSTHLVSANASNTEPAELIAVFVADEGAQLTTFIE from the coding sequence ATGTCGTCAACGATATCGGCCATTTCCGCCGCGCCCTGGCGGCTTCAATCACGACCGCTGTCGCTCGCAATCGTCGCGGGTCTAGCCTGTGCGCTGGCCCTCGGAAAGGCGCTGCCGGTGACGATAGACACCGTCTCCGGCGCGCTGGCGCCGCTCTGCGCCAACGCAGCGGAAGGATCGCCGCTCGACAAGGTCGAGCCGATCGGCTCCTACGCGCTGCCGAATGTACCGGGCAAGCGCGTTACCATCGTCCGCGTCACGTACGGCCCGGGCGGCTTCTCGCGGCCGCACCGGCACGCCGGCTCCGTCACCGCCTATATCACCAAGGGTGAGATCCGCTCCCAGCTCGGCGGCGGCCCGGTCGAGACCTTCACGGTCGGGCAATCCTTCTTCGAACCGCCGGGCTCGACGCATCTGGTGTCGGCGAACGCGAGCAACACGGAGCCGGCGGAGCTGATCGCCGTGTTCGTGGCGGATGAAGGCGCTCAGCTCACGACATTCATCGAGTAG
- a CDS encoding lysine-2,3-aminomutase-like protein produces MTKTNLARTLREPAELVERGLAPASELAALERVALRYAVAITPELIDLIDSSDSDDPIARQFVPNAAELEVQPGEDADPIGDHAWSPVPGIVHRYPDRVLFKLVHVCAVYCRFCFRREMVGPSKENALSESAYRAAITYIRAHSEIWEVILTGGDPLMLSPRRIGEIMADLAGIDHVKVIRLHTRVPVADPDRVSDEMVAALKVKGATTWVALHANHARELTDKARAVCARLVDAGIPMVSQSVLLRGVNDNVAALSDLMRAFVECRIKPYYLHHGDLAPGTAHLRTTLAEGQELMRALRGRVSGLCQPEFVLDLPGGAGKSPVGPNYVLAAQNTAPAKGDAASETRYRIVDYCGDVHLYPPES; encoded by the coding sequence ATGACGAAGACCAATCTTGCACGCACCTTGCGCGAGCCGGCCGAGCTCGTGGAGCGCGGCCTCGCGCCCGCCTCCGAGCTCGCGGCGCTCGAGCGCGTCGCCTTGCGCTATGCGGTCGCGATCACGCCCGAGCTCATCGACCTCATCGACAGCTCCGATTCCGATGATCCCATCGCGCGGCAATTCGTTCCGAATGCTGCGGAACTAGAGGTACAGCCGGGCGAGGATGCCGATCCGATCGGCGATCACGCCTGGTCGCCGGTCCCCGGCATCGTGCATCGCTATCCCGACCGGGTGCTGTTCAAGCTCGTGCATGTCTGTGCGGTCTATTGCCGCTTCTGCTTCCGCCGGGAGATGGTTGGCCCGAGCAAGGAGAACGCGCTGTCGGAGAGCGCTTATCGCGCGGCAATCACGTATATCCGAGCGCACAGCGAGATCTGGGAGGTGATCCTCACCGGCGGCGATCCCCTGATGCTGTCGCCGCGGCGGATCGGCGAGATCATGGCCGATCTCGCCGGGATCGACCACGTCAAGGTCATCCGCCTGCACACCCGCGTGCCGGTGGCCGATCCCGATCGTGTCAGCGACGAGATGGTTGCCGCCTTGAAGGTGAAGGGCGCTACAACCTGGGTCGCGTTGCATGCGAACCACGCCCGCGAGCTGACGGACAAGGCGCGCGCCGTCTGCGCCCGCCTCGTTGATGCCGGCATTCCCATGGTGAGCCAGTCCGTGTTGCTGCGCGGGGTCAATGACAACGTCGCCGCCCTGTCGGATTTGATGCGTGCTTTCGTCGAATGCCGGATCAAGCCTTACTATCTGCATCACGGCGACCTCGCGCCGGGGACTGCGCATCTGCGCACCACGCTCGCGGAGGGGCAGGAATTGATGCGGGCGCTGCGCGGCCGGGTGTCGGGGCTGTGCCAGCCGGAATTCGTGCTCGATCTTCCCGGTGGCGCCGGCAAATCGCCGGTCGGGCCGAATTACGTGTTGGCGGCGCAAAATACCGCACCCGCCAAAGGTGATGCGGCGTCGGAAACGCGCTATCGTATCGTTGACTATTGCGGCGACGTTCATCTCTATCCGCCCGAGAGCTGA
- a CDS encoding M23 family peptidase, with protein sequence MGRHRFRFVSSLLGLLTLLVAGSAPLSADEFRTPSLTALRVDWRVALDQLRSEINAHPAIAGDFVFTQRRSVGRFDPRALPALVQLNGVSSPFFSGIARSSVPVLLPFDAAAYLDAQRSAAPANLSLARYQSDFSPADLFDAGPAGYDAVFSLEPGAGDGLPQRVFAKPVEVQITGSALIYDLADPAGGKGEPVKSLAGQYPDLRRFIREGYVRYAFSRFGAAYVVSIQCLDSVAKPRRLACKEAYPVAERFLKALHVAGGQRMRPLTDVASEMVDRPLGRSADFGYRSSGDIIPNTGYRKQAGHPDVMTYAQIRFPLAKAPAFVRSQSYGKRDKTDGPTAYPWRDNFCESRSFEVWQCPGGYGHQGEDIRAADCPANTDAGERCDPKQQGVVAVRDATVIRGPKDQAATLQVNSRTEHIRFRYMHMNPSALNADGLVNGHAVSEGEKIGVISNYLDHPGGTSLHLHFDVQVFTRDGWIWVNPYVTLVSAYERLIRGRGREIGPEVAGAAQPLAHALPEDAVKPDQREGASSEEN encoded by the coding sequence GTGGGCAGGCACAGGTTCCGCTTCGTCTCGTCTCTTCTCGGGTTGCTTACGCTTCTGGTCGCCGGCTCTGCGCCGCTGTCCGCGGACGAATTCCGCACCCCCTCGCTCACGGCCCTGCGCGTCGACTGGCGCGTGGCGCTCGACCAGCTCCGTAGCGAAATCAACGCGCATCCCGCAATCGCCGGTGACTTCGTGTTCACGCAGCGCCGTTCGGTCGGCCGCTTCGATCCCCGCGCGCTGCCGGCGCTGGTGCAGCTCAACGGGGTTTCCTCGCCATTCTTCTCGGGCATCGCGCGCAGTTCCGTTCCGGTGCTGCTGCCCTTCGACGCCGCCGCCTATCTCGACGCGCAGCGCAGCGCCGCGCCGGCGAACCTATCGCTTGCCCGCTACCAGTCCGACTTCAGCCCGGCCGACCTGTTCGATGCGGGCCCTGCTGGCTACGACGCCGTCTTCTCACTCGAGCCGGGCGCCGGCGACGGCCTGCCGCAACGGGTGTTCGCAAAGCCGGTGGAGGTCCAGATCACCGGCTCCGCGCTGATCTACGATCTTGCCGATCCCGCCGGCGGCAAGGGCGAGCCGGTCAAGTCGCTCGCAGGCCAATATCCGGATCTGCGCCGTTTTATCCGCGAAGGCTATGTGCGCTACGCCTTCAGTCGCTTCGGCGCCGCCTATGTCGTGTCGATCCAGTGCCTCGACAGCGTCGCGAAACCGCGGCGGCTCGCCTGCAAGGAGGCCTATCCGGTTGCCGAGCGGTTCCTGAAGGCGCTGCATGTGGCGGGGGGGCAGCGCATGCGTCCGTTGACGGACGTCGCCTCCGAAATGGTCGATCGGCCTTTGGGGCGATCGGCGGATTTCGGCTACCGGTCGAGCGGCGACATCATTCCCAACACCGGCTATCGCAAGCAGGCGGGCCATCCCGACGTCATGACCTACGCGCAGATTCGCTTTCCACTGGCGAAGGCGCCCGCTTTCGTCCGCTCGCAATCCTACGGCAAGCGCGACAAGACGGACGGTCCGACAGCCTATCCCTGGCGCGATAATTTCTGCGAGTCCCGCAGCTTCGAGGTCTGGCAGTGCCCGGGCGGCTATGGCCACCAGGGCGAGGACATCCGCGCCGCCGATTGCCCAGCGAACACTGACGCCGGCGAACGCTGCGACCCCAAGCAGCAGGGCGTCGTCGCCGTGCGCGACGCGACCGTGATCCGCGGGCCGAAGGACCAGGCCGCGACGCTCCAGGTCAACAGCCGCACCGAGCACATCCGCTTCCGCTACATGCACATGAACCCGTCCGCGTTGAACGCCGACGGTCTCGTCAACGGTCACGCCGTCAGCGAGGGCGAGAAGATCGGCGTGATCTCCAACTATCTCGACCATCCCGGCGGCACCTCGCTTCACCTGCATTTCGACGTCCAGGTGTTCACCCGGGACGGCTGGATCTGGGTCAACCCCTACGTCACCCTTGTCTCCGCCTATGAACGCCTGATCCGCGGCCGCGGCCGCGAGATTGGCCCGGAGGTCGCCGGCGCGGCACAACCGCTCGCGCACGCGCTGCCCGAGGATGCGGTCAAGCCGGACCAGCGCGAAGGCGCGAGCAGCGAGGAGAATTGA
- a CDS encoding carboxymuconolactone decarboxylase family protein, with the protein MSHARSEYEDFKALAPDAYDLTLALGQLAAKAGLDKQLLELIKLRASQINGCAFCVQHHILLSERLGVPVDKFNLVAVWREAPIFSARERAALAWTEALTFLPEGVSDDVYAEASREFSEKELMYLTSAVASINVWNRFGVAYRWTPPQRPAVAHAKAS; encoded by the coding sequence ATGTCACACGCCCGCAGCGAATATGAAGACTTCAAGGCGCTTGCCCCCGATGCCTATGACCTGACGCTCGCGCTTGGCCAGCTTGCGGCCAAGGCCGGTCTCGACAAGCAGCTGCTCGAGCTGATCAAGCTGCGCGCCTCGCAGATCAACGGCTGCGCTTTCTGCGTGCAGCATCACATCCTGCTGTCCGAGCGGCTCGGCGTGCCCGTCGACAAGTTCAATCTCGTCGCGGTGTGGCGCGAGGCTCCGATCTTTTCGGCGCGCGAGCGGGCCGCGCTCGCCTGGACCGAGGCGCTGACCTTCTTGCCGGAAGGGGTCAGCGACGACGTCTATGCCGAGGCGAGCCGCGAGTTCTCCGAAAAGGAGCTGATGTACCTGACCTCGGCGGTTGCCTCGATCAACGTCTGGAACCGCTTTGGTGTCGCCTATCGCTGGACGCCGCCGCAGCGGCCGGCCGTGGCGCATGCCAAGGCGTCGTGA
- a CDS encoding 3-deoxy-7-phosphoheptulonate synthase, with protein sequence MLSTTDDLRIRELKELSTPEEVMREIPRTLTATRVVMAARNAIHAILNGQDDRLLVVVGPCSVHDPKAAIDYAEKLARLREDLADQLEIVMRVYFEKPRTTVGWKGLINDPDLDGSFDINKGLRLARNVLSAVNNLGLPAGAEFLDMTTPQYIADLVSWAAIGARTTESQIHRELASGLSCPVGFKNGTDGNVRIAADAVKSAAHPHHFMAVTKRGRSAIASTAGNEDCHIILRGGSKPNYDAGSVAAACNELAKSGVGPRLMVDASHANSSKKPENQPIVTADIAGQIAGGESRIMGVMIESNLVAGRQDVVPGNPLIYGQSITDGCIDWTTTASVLEQLADAVEIRRNTQRSGVQERSA encoded by the coding sequence GTGCTGAGCACGACCGACGATCTTCGTATCCGCGAACTGAAAGAGCTGAGCACGCCGGAAGAGGTGATGCGGGAGATCCCCCGCACGCTCACTGCAACCCGTGTGGTGATGGCGGCGCGCAACGCGATCCACGCCATCCTCAATGGCCAGGACGACCGCCTTCTGGTCGTCGTCGGCCCCTGCTCCGTGCACGATCCCAAGGCCGCGATCGACTACGCCGAGAAGCTCGCACGCCTGCGCGAGGATCTCGCCGATCAGCTCGAGATCGTGATGCGGGTCTATTTCGAGAAGCCGCGCACCACCGTTGGCTGGAAGGGCCTGATCAACGACCCCGACCTCGACGGCAGCTTCGACATCAACAAGGGCCTTCGGCTTGCGCGCAACGTGCTGTCCGCGGTGAACAATCTCGGCCTGCCGGCCGGCGCCGAATTCCTCGACATGACGACGCCACAATACATCGCCGACCTCGTGTCCTGGGCTGCGATCGGCGCGCGCACGACTGAAAGCCAGATCCATCGCGAGCTGGCGTCGGGGCTGTCCTGCCCGGTCGGCTTCAAGAACGGCACCGACGGCAATGTCCGCATCGCCGCGGACGCAGTGAAGTCAGCGGCCCATCCACACCATTTCATGGCGGTGACCAAGCGCGGCCGCTCGGCGATTGCCTCGACCGCGGGCAACGAGGACTGCCACATCATCCTGCGCGGCGGCAGCAAGCCGAACTACGACGCCGGAAGCGTTGCGGCGGCCTGCAACGAGCTCGCCAAGTCCGGCGTCGGGCCGCGCCTGATGGTGGATGCGAGCCACGCCAATTCGAGCAAGAAGCCGGAAAACCAGCCGATCGTCACCGCCGACATCGCCGGCCAGATCGCCGGCGGCGAGAGCCGCATCATGGGCGTGATGATCGAGAGCAACCTCGTCGCCGGCCGCCAGGACGTGGTGCCGGGCAACCCGCTCATTTACGGCCAGAGCATCACCGATGGCTGCATCGACTGGACGACGACGGCGAGCGTGCTCGAGCAGCTTGCCGACGCGGTCGAAATCCGGCGGAACACGCAGCGCTCCGGAGTCCAAGAGCGCTCGGCGTAG
- a CDS encoding amino acid ABC transporter substrate-binding protein, giving the protein MRFLTTAAVLAVAFAAPADAQELSGTLKKIKDTGAITLGVRDAAPPFSYIDDHQKTVGYAIDICMKIVDEIKAELKLDKLEVNESVVTSSSRIPLMANGTVDLECGSTTNNAERQKQVSFTNTHFLTASRFVSKKALKLDQIDDLKGKAVVSVSGSTNLVQLNKANAARSLGITVMNAKDTPEAFLMVETDRAQAFVMDDIQLAAMIASSKDPSLYAISSGAFSDPEPYGIMLRKDDAPFKTVADRATAKLYKSPEIAKIYHKWFMEPVPPRGLNFQVPMPASMKKSFENPSDNPDPASYGG; this is encoded by the coding sequence ATGCGCTTTTTGACCACGGCGGCCGTGCTGGCCGTCGCGTTCGCCGCCCCTGCCGATGCGCAGGAACTGAGCGGCACGTTGAAGAAGATCAAGGACACCGGCGCGATCACGCTCGGGGTGCGCGACGCCGCACCGCCTTTCAGCTACATCGACGACCACCAGAAGACCGTCGGCTACGCGATCGACATCTGCATGAAGATCGTCGACGAGATCAAGGCCGAGCTCAAGCTGGACAAGCTCGAGGTCAATGAAAGCGTCGTCACCTCGTCCAGCCGCATTCCGCTGATGGCCAACGGCACCGTCGATCTCGAATGCGGCTCGACGACCAACAATGCCGAACGCCAGAAGCAGGTGTCATTCACCAACACGCATTTCCTCACGGCCAGCCGCTTCGTGTCCAAGAAGGCGCTGAAACTCGACCAGATCGACGACCTCAAGGGCAAGGCCGTCGTCTCAGTCTCGGGCTCGACCAATCTGGTCCAGCTCAACAAGGCCAATGCAGCCCGCTCGCTCGGCATCACTGTGATGAATGCCAAGGACACGCCGGAAGCGTTCCTGATGGTCGAGACCGACCGGGCCCAGGCTTTCGTCATGGACGACATCCAGCTCGCGGCCATGATAGCGTCCTCGAAGGACCCCTCGCTCTACGCCATCAGCTCCGGCGCCTTTTCCGATCCGGAGCCCTACGGCATCATGCTGCGCAAGGACGACGCGCCATTCAAGACGGTGGCCGATCGTGCGACTGCCAAGCTATACAAGAGCCCCGAGATCGCGAAGATCTACCACAAATGGTTCATGGAGCCAGTGCCGCCGCGCGGCCTGAACTTCCAAGTCCCGATGCCGGCCTCGATGAAGAAGTCCTTCGAAAACCCGTCCGACAACCCCGATCCTGCCTCGTACGGAGGTTGA
- the efp gene encoding elongation factor P, whose amino-acid sequence MRVIASSIRKGNVIEQDGKLYVVVTAENIHPGKGTPVSQIEMRRISDGVKISERYKTTDQVEKVTIEERNYTFLYEDGDGYHFMNPETYDQVQVSKDIIGSSAAYLQESMTVKLSMHDANPVSIALPQRVTLEVVDTEPVTKGQTASSSYKPAVLSNGVRTTVPPHISVGTRVVVMTEDGSYAERAKD is encoded by the coding sequence TTGAGAGTCATCGCCAGTTCTATTCGCAAGGGCAACGTGATCGAGCAAGACGGCAAGCTTTACGTCGTCGTGACCGCCGAGAACATCCATCCCGGCAAGGGCACTCCGGTCAGCCAGATCGAAATGCGCCGAATCAGCGACGGGGTAAAGATCTCGGAGCGGTACAAGACCACCGACCAGGTCGAGAAGGTCACGATCGAGGAGCGCAACTACACCTTCCTCTATGAGGATGGTGACGGCTATCACTTCATGAACCCCGAGACGTATGACCAGGTCCAGGTTTCCAAGGACATTATCGGCAGCTCGGCCGCCTATCTGCAGGAGAGCATGACCGTCAAGCTGTCCATGCACGACGCCAACCCGGTGTCGATCGCACTGCCGCAGCGCGTGACGCTGGAGGTGGTGGACACTGAGCCCGTGACCAAGGGCCAGACCGCCTCCTCCTCCTACAAGCCCGCAGTGCTCTCCAACGGCGTCCGCACCACCGTGCCGCCGCACATCTCGGTTGGCACCCGCGTCGTGGTGATGACGGAAGACGGTTCTTACGCCGAGCGCGCCAAGGACTAG
- a CDS encoding acyl-CoA desaturase — protein MSVADAEFAAEGSQSAQPQLPPGVIVSGPVVQAKLRESYLLLGILYVGSIAGLIWAFTQGIGWVELAVFVAMFALTTFGIGAGMHRLFVHRSFRCGPVVRTFFCAIAQMAIQGSIAKWVANHRRHHLYADHVGDPHSPLYDGFGNRYVSLLKGFLHAQGGWVFDQATTDNDFYAKDILADPIAMFFVRTRWVWYGLSAVFIPAAIGYACGGVHTMIGCALFSGLFRAYLLILVSQLTGSVCHSYGYRRFELDDASTNEFVTTILTFGEGLHNNHHRFPRDAYISHAWYEFDLNGLIILGMEKLGLVHDVFRASHRQLELAETAPNARASSTAG, from the coding sequence ATGTCCGTCGCTGATGCAGAGTTCGCTGCGGAAGGATCCCAATCGGCCCAGCCGCAGCTTCCACCCGGGGTGATCGTCAGCGGACCGGTCGTGCAGGCCAAGTTGCGCGAGAGCTATCTCCTCCTCGGCATCCTCTACGTCGGCTCGATCGCGGGCCTCATCTGGGCCTTCACGCAAGGCATCGGCTGGGTGGAACTTGCTGTCTTCGTGGCCATGTTCGCGCTGACCACATTCGGGATCGGCGCCGGCATGCATCGCCTGTTCGTGCACCGCAGCTTCCGGTGCGGGCCGGTGGTGCGGACCTTCTTCTGCGCCATTGCGCAGATGGCGATACAGGGTTCGATCGCCAAATGGGTCGCCAATCATCGCCGCCATCATCTCTACGCCGACCATGTCGGCGATCCCCACAGCCCGCTCTACGACGGCTTCGGCAACCGCTATGTCAGCCTGTTGAAGGGCTTCCTGCATGCCCAGGGTGGCTGGGTGTTCGACCAGGCAACCACCGACAACGACTTCTACGCAAAGGACATCCTGGCCGACCCGATTGCGATGTTCTTCGTCCGCACGCGGTGGGTTTGGTACGGCCTGTCGGCGGTGTTCATTCCGGCAGCCATCGGCTACGCCTGCGGCGGCGTTCACACCATGATCGGCTGTGCGCTGTTCTCCGGGCTCTTCCGCGCCTACCTTCTTATTCTTGTCAGCCAGCTCACCGGCTCGGTCTGCCACAGCTACGGCTATCGCCGCTTCGAGCTCGACGATGCCTCGACCAACGAGTTCGTGACCACGATCCTCACCTTCGGCGAGGGGCTGCACAACAATCATCACCGCTTCCCGCGCGATGCCTATATCTCGCATGCCTGGTACGAGTTCGACCTCAACGGCCTGATCATTCTGGGCATGGAAAAGCTCGGCCTCGTGCATGACGTTTTCCGCGCTTCGCACCGCCAGCTCGAGCTTGCGGAGACGGCACCGAACGCCCGAGCCTCGTCGACGGCCGGCTGA
- the epmA gene encoding EF-P lysine aminoacylase EpmA — protein MVGDKPSSPFWAPNRHIDRRPFLQARGAITAAVRAFFAEQGFVEVETSVLQVSPGNETHLHAPRTGIMRPDGSRVTRYLRTSPEFACKKLLAAGEPRIFELARVFRDRERGDLHLPEFTMLEWYRAGAPYDTIMADCIVVIAHAAQATGIGQFSFRGRTADPFAEPELLTVAHAFEQFAGIDLLSTISGDEGDRDALAAVAGTMVRVTEDDTWSDIFSKILVEHVEPHLGLGRLTILFEYPSPEAALARAKVDDPRVAERFEVYACGVELANGFGELTDAEEQRRRFQLSMAEKQRRYGEAYPLDEDFLAAVGQMPEASGVALGFDRLVMLASGALRVDQVVWTPPQGEI, from the coding sequence ATGGTTGGGGACAAGCCCAGCAGCCCGTTCTGGGCACCCAACCGGCACATCGACCGGCGACCGTTCCTCCAGGCAAGGGGGGCGATCACGGCGGCCGTCCGGGCCTTCTTTGCCGAGCAGGGCTTTGTCGAGGTCGAAACCTCGGTTTTGCAGGTCTCGCCGGGCAATGAGACCCATCTGCATGCGCCCCGGACCGGGATCATGCGTCCTGACGGCAGCCGGGTGACGCGGTATTTACGGACTTCGCCGGAATTCGCCTGCAAGAAGCTGCTCGCGGCCGGGGAGCCCCGGATATTCGAGCTGGCGCGGGTGTTTCGCGACAGGGAGCGGGGCGACTTGCATCTGCCGGAATTCACCATGCTGGAATGGTACCGCGCAGGCGCCCCCTATGACACCATCATGGCCGACTGCATCGTGGTGATCGCCCACGCCGCGCAGGCGACCGGGATCGGCCAGTTCTCGTTCCGGGGCCGGACCGCCGATCCCTTTGCGGAGCCGGAGCTTCTGACGGTTGCCCATGCTTTCGAGCAGTTCGCAGGCATCGATCTACTGTCGACCATTTCGGGCGACGAGGGCGACCGCGATGCGCTCGCCGCTGTCGCCGGGACGATGGTGCGGGTGACGGAGGACGACACCTGGTCGGACATCTTCAGCAAGATCCTGGTCGAGCATGTCGAGCCGCATCTGGGGCTGGGGCGTTTGACCATTTTGTTCGAATACCCATCTCCCGAGGCAGCGCTGGCCCGGGCGAAGGTGGACGATCCGCGGGTGGCCGAGCGGTTCGAGGTCTATGCCTGCGGTGTGGAACTTGCCAACGGCTTTGGCGAATTGACCGATGCCGAGGAGCAGCGCCGGCGCTTTCAATTGTCGATGGCAGAGAAGCAGCGGCGCTATGGTGAGGCCTATCCGCTGGACGAGGATTTTCTCGCCGCCGTCGGCCAGATGCCGGAGGCGAGCGGCGTGGCGCTCGGCTTCGACCGGCTGGTGATGCTGGCGAGCGGCGCGTTACGGGTTGATCAGGTGGTGTGGACGCCGCCTCAAGGTGAGATATGA